The [Bacillus] selenitireducens MLS10 genome includes a region encoding these proteins:
- a CDS encoding CarD family transcriptional regulator — protein sequence MFSIGDCVVYPYHGAGRVEKIEEKEILGNKLLYFVVYFPLNQVTLMLPENKIGESGLRPVITKKELDDVVESLCEEVEARETAATAKPYSRENEALLKTGSIYDAARVISLLNAKKSERANGLHIEDRKNLERATQFLVSEVKNINGFSEEDAKLFIKNNIPVT from the coding sequence ATGTTTTCAATTGGAGACTGTGTTGTCTACCCCTATCACGGGGCCGGACGTGTTGAAAAGATCGAAGAGAAAGAAATACTCGGAAATAAATTGCTCTATTTTGTCGTCTATTTCCCGCTGAATCAAGTAACGCTCATGCTGCCTGAAAATAAAATCGGAGAGTCCGGACTGAGACCGGTCATTACAAAAAAAGAGCTCGATGATGTCGTGGAGTCTTTATGCGAAGAAGTCGAAGCGAGAGAGACGGCTGCTACCGCAAAGCCTTATTCCCGTGAAAATGAAGCGTTACTGAAAACCGGCTCGATCTATGATGCAGCAAGAGTCATCTCCTTGTTAAATGCAAAAAAGTCAGAGCGGGCAAACGGCCTTCACATCGAAGATCGCAAAAACCTTGAACGCGCTACACAATTTCTTGTGAGTGAAGTCAAAAATATTAACGGTTTTTCGGAAGAAGATGCTAAGCTGTTTATCAAAAACAACATTCCTGTCACATAA